Sequence from the Equus przewalskii isolate Varuska chromosome 11, EquPr2, whole genome shotgun sequence genome:
TTTAGACATTATCCTAGGGTTACAGGGAAACTTTAACATATTAGCGTGAGTGTGACATGATGGGATTGATATGGGATTCAGAGAGCAGTCTGCCACTCAGAGACAGATGCAGGTTTTCAGCTTTAGAAGATGAAAAAGGCTAGCTCTTTGATGAGAATGTTAACGTTCTTGCTTCTCCTCCTATTGTTCACTGTCATGTGGGAAACACACCAGTGAGATGGAATTGGGGCAGAATCACACCCCAGTGACGAGATTCATCCTGCTGGGCCTCACAGACCACCCAGATGAAAAACAACTCCTCTTTGCCATCTTCCTGCTGATCTACTCCATGACTCTGGTGGGCAACCTCGGCATGATAGACATGATCCGTGCCAGCTCCACActgcacacccccatgtacttcttcctgagTGTGCTCTCCTTCCTTGACATCTGCAATTCCTCTGTGTTTACTCCCAGGTTGCTGATCAGCTTCCTCTCCACTGACCAGACCATCTCCTTTGCAGGTTGTGTGACCCAGATGGCCCTCATGACCCTCCATGGCACAGGGGAGTGTCTGCTCCTGGCCATCATGGCATATGACAGATTTGTAGCCATCTGCCATCCTCTCCTTTACCACATCATCATGTCCAAGCGCTTGTGTGTCCAGCTAGTGATGGTCACCTATGTTATGGGGGTGTTTATTGCAGCTCTGCAGACAGGGAATGCCTTCATCTTGCCCTACTGTGGTCCCAATGTCATTGATCACTACTCCTGTGACATCCCCCCCGTGCTCCAACTGGCCTGCTCAGACACCACGGTGGCCAATATCATCCTGCTCTTCTTTTCTGCCTTGGTCACTGTCCCCACAATCTCAGTGATCTTGGTCTCTTATGCCTACATCCTGGTCACAATCTATAAGATGAGGTCCCTGGAGGCCCAGCgcaaggccttctccacctgtgcctcccacctcGCTGCCCTCTCCCTCTTCTATGTTCCTGTGTTCCTTGTATATGTCCAACCCAACCCTGAAAGTTCTTCAGCCTCTAACAAGATCCTCTCTGTGTTCTACACCATTGTGAtccccatgctgaaccccttgGTGTACAGCCTAAGGAATAAAGATGTCAAGGCCGCTGTTCAACTTAGGGTTCTTAACTTCAGCAGACAAGGAATTTGTTAGGAAGTTATCTGGCAGCTCATTAAATAGACTACTAGAGAACCCAGCCAAGACAGGAACCAAGAAAGGTGAAGCACAGCTAAGAACCTGCCACAAGAATGGTCTGTACAGAGTGCCACCATAGGGAGTACCACCTCTGGGCATTCTCTGTTGTGACAGCTGGCACTGCTGTCCCTGCACTTTCACCACTGCTAAGCTTTTGGACAAAACCACCTACACTAGCCACTGCACTACCCTCTGTAGCATCCAATCATATATCATTTCTAACAGATCTTAAACCTTTTCATCATTCCCTGAAATTAAAGTCATAGGCAGGAGCATTCACCTGTTGGGTAGCACAAATATTCTACATCCATTAACATACTACATCCAGCATGGATATCTTACAAGCACTGATATCCTACATCCACACTTCTATCTTTCAGAGCATTGGGATGTGGAAATGCAATCTTCTCTCACTTCAGAAGAAGGAGCTAGATTCTATCTTCCTCCTGTCTTGAAAGTTTCCAGATATAGAAAGGATCATTGCATGCCCAACAGTGAAAATGACATATGTCAACCAGAGAAACCTTCCCTACAGGGTTCTATGGGGAATGTTGTCCTTCTGAATACATGATATTGGAGAAATGGTCCATGTGGTGTTTGAGTGTAGAAAAGAAATAGTGGTCACTTGACTTTGTGGGAGAGAATGGAGCCTCGAGTATAGAAACCTCCACTACAATTAGCTGGGGACCAGAATATTCTCTACAGCAATAGTGAGCTATCATTTCTATATAAATGgccaaattaaacaaaattaaatgctGAAAGgcctattatttttttcagtcaaaATCAAATTACCTTTATGCCGTTAGACAAAACCTTCCCTTATTGTAATAGAAATCAATCTTACTAAtttaagagaggaaaaagggaagtgGAATTTATTATGAAACACAGATGTCAGTGAAGttcaatatatttttgagattcaaatAAAATTGGCTTGAACCCTGTTCCATGTGTGGTAGAATCCCAAGATCCCTACCAACCTGTCTGCGGAATGTGAAGCATTAGGGGTGGGCTGTAAATGGCTTATATTTTACCTGATTACCTCTAGCTTCAGGTTCCTAAATCCACTGAATTTCTTTAGCTTATGAATCATCAGGGGAGGGGGAAAAGCATGGGGCTAGGAATGTGGACAGTATaaaatggggaagagagaaaaacaaaacctatcGCAGGTCctgtggggagggaaaaagaggaggTTTAGGCAGATTGGGTTGAGACACCACAGCTGGACTTGAGCCCAGTGAAGAAGAGAAGCAATTGCATCACTACCAGACAAAAGCTCTGTGTTCACCTGTTACTCCACAGATGTCAAAGTGAAATAACActctcagaaaattaaataatccaTGGTGAACTTGTTGATCAACGCTTAATGATGATATCAAAATCATCTCCTGGCTTTATTTACAGGTTTGAGGTCTTTTTTCTTAACATGACCTATTAGTCGGTGTTCTCCAgggaaatagaaccaataggatatatagagagatatagagatagatagtgtgtgtgtatacatacatatgcatatatatagagagagagagagagagagagacagagagagagagccagagagagagagagagagattatagaatctgccatctgcaagctaaaGAACCAGGACAGTCAGTGATATAATTCAGTCTGAATACAATGGCTTGAAAACTGGAGGATCAATTGTGTAAATCCTGGCAGGAGTCTGAAGCCTTGAGAACCAGAAGCACTGGtgtccgagggcaggagaagatgtaTGCTTTCACCAGTAGAATACACAGAAGTGACAACATTCTAGTTCCAGGCCTAGCCTTAAACAGGACTGTTGGTTTCTACTTCCTCCATCTTGGGAACCTGCTCTGAGACCACTATGCTGTGAAGAAGCCCAGCTTGCCATGTGGAAAGGCCACAAAGAAAAGCACTAAGCGCCAGACATTGAATACGGCCTCCTTTGCATTCCAGGACTGCCCAGTTACCAATTGCATAAAGCTGAGTGAGTCAGTCTACACCATACAGAGGAGAAGAACAATTTATCCCAAGCCATGCCTGAACTCCTAACCcatagaattgtgagaaataacaAATTGTTGTAGTTTTAAGATACTACAAGTTAGGGAGTTTTCTCATGTGGCAAGAGATAACCAAAATAACCCCTAATGGATCCTCcttgaattattttgaatttaatccCCAAAACTTGTGGGGTCCTCTGTGGTGGCTTCATTAGGCTTAGTTTCCATGCCTGTGCAGTCTTGTCCAGTCTCACTATCATTTTTCCTTAGGGAGACACCACATCCTTGAGGTtcagagcatgggctttggagacaCCCAGACATAGGACTGGATTCCAGCTCTGTCACataaagctgtgtgaccttggtctcTTTATCTGAAAAACAGACATGAGAATATTAATTACCTTGTAAGGTGGTTTGTGAAGATTAGAATAGATTTAATGCCTACAAAATTCTCAGAATGGCGCCAGGTTCTAATTAGCATTCAGCACACATTAGCTGTTGTTAATAGTTGTCCTTATACTGAATAGTTTCTCTAACCTGTGTTAGTCTATTCTTTTATCTCCCTTATTATTTCTATCCAGTGGAGAAAGTTTAGTGAAGCCACAAATCACAAACCAATGAGGGTGGCAGGATCTACCATCAAAGAACCATAGTTCTCCATGAAGAGAAACTCCAAGGCCTGGAGAAAAATGGTGAGATGTATGGCCTTTCTAAGTCTCTCATTCTACCATGCTAGtccctcatttccttttccccaggCCCCATAGTCACTGAGAAATCACATGCTCCTAAATACAGCCAAGACCTATTAGGTAATAAAGCTACCTACTGGCCTACCCAACCATGCTctcaaatttaattatttttctttccccatgAACTAGAAATGCTGGGACAGAAAAATCTAAATACACAAGAACATATGATGAAACAGAAGTTACATGGGTTATGGAATCAGACACGACTAACTTCTAAATCTGGTTTTGCAACATACAATCTGTCATAATTTGTAAACAAGAAAGtagtgtgaagattaaatacTTATATGGTAAAAAATCCTAGCGTATACATGGCTTAGAGTAGATGCTCATTTGATACTAGTTTCTCCACTTCTTCTAGCTTGAGTCATTCTGGGCATTAAAAGGGCATTGGCTGCTGGTATCGGTGATGCAATCATGCAGAATGATATCATCTTTCCCTTCTGTTGCCCCAGCATGATTAATCACTATTTCTATGACCTCTGCTCCTCTGCCTAAGCTCCAACTTACCTGTGCTGACATTGCCAAGGTTAAGGCCATCCTTGTCCTTTGTTCTGATTATCCTCTTCACCATGGCCATACCATTTTGAAATAGCCTAATCTGTCTGATTATCCTCTTCACCATCACTGTCAGCTTGGTCACCTTTAGAAGGATGCATTCCCTGAAAGATCAAAGGAAAGCTCTTCCCATCTATGCCTTTCATCTGACCATCATCTCCCTCGTCTACCATTGTGTTCATATATGTTCAGCCAAGCTCTCACAGTCTCAAGGTGATGGACCAAACTCTGCAGTCCTGTAGGAGGGTAGAGCTAGGATGAGTTATCAGACCCTGGAGAGTAGAGTGGTGACTCTAAAAAAGGACGAGCCGAGGGCCAAAGACCAGAAGAAGAAAGCTTTGATTTCAAAACCTTGGTCTAGGTAAGAAAGGCATTATATTTGGGCTTCTGTATTTATTGCATCATGTTTaacaccaaaagtctagtttccatctgtcaccatacatataatgatgtacacttgaaatttatacagtgttataaaccaatgtgacctcaataaaataatttttaaaaaataaggaaagcatCATCATGAATGAATTCAGGGTCAGACATGAAGTTAGATGACAGGTGATGCCCTTGGGGGCAAGAGAAACATTGGATTCCTGTCCTTGAGGCCCCTGGAAGTCAAAACTGGTTCATGAAGAGCCAGACTCAAGAGTGAAGGGGTCTTTCCAGATCCCTCCAGCCTCCTAATTATACACAAATTTGTTTAGAGTTAAACATCTTTGAAGACCCCTCCTCTTGTATCCTGGTGCCTGACGTGGACCTCTCTTCTACATCTCTATTGCCCTGGATAAAAGACAATGGCCAAAGAGAACTTCATAGCCTGCAGTGAAGTATACTCTTTTCCAACACCTGTTTCCTCACCAGTCCTTGTTTTTCCATGAGCTCTCCACTCCCAGGAACAGCATGCAGACACAAGAACATTTGTCACTGGGGCAGTGCTGAATTATTCCTACAGAGTTACATTCCTACAGACTCTGCTCACCATTGTTATCTGACTGTGTATCTTGCCTCCCCACATAAACTGCAGGCCGGAAACAGGAACCAAACCTCATTCTTCATTTCACCCCCCACTgaatctagcacagtgcttggtactTAATCAGAGGTTAaggcatatttatttatatatatttcacctCTTCTTCTTTGGATTTTAGGCAGCAGATGATAAAAAGAATATCAGTTGTTGTTACACTATAAGGTTCAGGACTTTAATGAAACACTACTGCTCCCtgaatagctaatatttattgaacatacaTTATGTGCCGGGGGTTTTGGCAGGCACATCGTAcacactatttcatttaatcctcataagagTTCTATGAGTAGGTTATGCCTTTTCCTCATATGCcatatatgaggaaactaagagtCCAAGGTCATCTACAGGTCATAATTGGTAGAGCCAGGTCCAGCTCATTCCAAAGCCTATGCTCTACTCTAGTGCTTAAAACCCCTAGGGTTTTTGTAGAAAATGATGCAACAagtttatatttctattatttccaaGAATGACAAAGAGTTGCTGCCATGATTTCTACCAGGGCCCAGCTTCTATTAACGCCTCAGAGTCTTGATTTCTACCAGgagttttcagtttcttcagagcATGTGAAGAGAAGCTtggaaaaggacaaataaaatggGATGGAAGGGTCAGAGAGAATTAGGAAATGAAAGGCCCTTGGTGCCTCTGCCTTGGCCCTTCCCCTCTTGCCAGAAAAGAAAGGCCCCAACTAGCTAAAACAGTTACCttttcctccatcctttcctGTGTTCCATCTTAATGCTAgcatggagttttctttgtgagtcaCAGCAAATAATGAAACCACTTTGTCTTCTCAGGCAAGTCCAGGCTGGTTTCAAGAGGACAAGCAGTCATTCAGTTTGGTTGAGTAAAAAACTTGAGGCTTGGAGAAGAAGTGATGTTTCTTAAAGTAGCCCAACTTTAGCACCTCTCGCCAAAATAAAAAAGGGTCTATTGTCCCAGAATCTCAATTTTTCCTGGTGAAAAAGGAGATATTTAGAAAAGGTGATCTATATAAGGTATCTTCCAGTCCTGACGCTCACATGAACTCTGAACCCTCTTGGCAGTACGAATGAGCCTATATACTGATAAAAGATATACTGATGAGAGAAACTCCATTAGCGTGCTTTTCTTCTTGATTATCatcattagagaaataaaaatggccaaagtaaaaatcaaaatgtcttcaaaaaaaaaaaaaaagaaaaaacaggaagcaaAATGTCCTCAAATAACcctggggaaagaaagaatagattgTCAGCCAATAACTCTTCAAACGACCACCAGAAATCCTGTTGCTCAACCAAAGCTAACTTTACTAGACCTACTGTAATACTGTAATAAGAAAGAATACAGAATCTTAGTAGTGTCTCAAAAAGAGGAAATCAATGGAAGATATTTACAGAGTTTGGGGGTCTGGACTCAAGCTGTTTAAGGTGGATCTTTCAAGCCAAGATGCAGATCAGGATGGGACAAAATTTAGGTCATTTTGGTTTGGGATTGGCAGATGTAGATAGGGAAGGACCTGAAAACAAACTTTGATAAGTAAACTATTGTTTGTTGAGAAAATGGTTTGCCCAGGTGAATAATCTA
This genomic interval carries:
- the LOC103542461 gene encoding olfactory receptor 5G9-like → MELGQNHTPVTRFILLGLTDHPDEKQLLFAIFLLIYSMTLVGNLGMIDMIRASSTLHTPMYFFLSVLSFLDICNSSVFTPRLLISFLSTDQTISFAGCVTQMALMTLHGTGECLLLAIMAYDRFVAICHPLLYHIIMSKRLCVQLVMVTYVMGVFIAALQTGNAFILPYCGPNVIDHYSCDIPPVLQLACSDTTVANIILLFFSALVTVPTISVILVSYAYILVTIYKMRSLEAQRKAFSTCASHLAALSLFYVPVFLVYVQPNPESSSASNKILSVFYTIVIPMLNPLVYSLRNKDVKAAVQLRVLNFSRQGIC